Genomic segment of Panicum virgatum strain AP13 chromosome 2K, P.virgatum_v5, whole genome shotgun sequence:
GATCACGGCGTAAGTAAGGcgtgtcctctttggataagaggatgctggggtcaacgtcaactgagaatggaggaaggtcatcaatcgggtcataatcttccgaattgtccgaaatattctcgactccaacaacttttcttttacctggaagaactatgtgctgtttcggctcatttccagccttaTCTGCTTGAGACGTCTTATCCGACTTTTTCTTTggtttgctcgacatgtccttcacatagaacacttgtgtcacatccttggctagaacgaatggttcatctttatatccaatctttttaaaatCGACTATGGTCATCTCATACCGGTCCTTCAttacgcctcctccagccacccattcgcaacgaaacagagggacaactatgggtccatattcaagttcccatatctcctcaatgacaccatagtagttgttcttttctccattactgtttactatacacatacggacaccactgttttggttggtgctttttttatcttgagctctcgtgtaaaatgtatacccattgatttcgtacccttggtattgctggacggttattgatggtcccctggccagccattgaagttcttgatcaactgtgttgttgcccaataattttcgtctgaaccagccatcaaaagtttttatatgttggcgtgtaatccaagcaaaATTCTTCTATGGATTTTCGGAccgtataatattcatgtgctcatcaatatagggagccaccttggatgaattctgaagaaccgtgaagtttgcttggctgaattcactacaagagatgttcatattatatttctttcctagtgtgccttttccctttagtcgcccctcatggtgtgacacggggagcccaatcggattgagatcaggaagatagtcaacgcaaaactcaatgacctcctctgttccatagcccttagcaatgcatccttctgggcgagaacgtttgcgcacgtacttcttcaatacggtcatgaacctctcgaaagggaacatattgtgtagaaaaacaggacccaTGATAGTTATTTatgtcacaatatgaactagaaggtgtgtcataatattgaagaaggaaggtgggaagaccatctcgaagctgacaagacattcgacaatgtctttctgcagctttattagattatttggattaattgctttttgcgaaatttcattcatgaacgcacaaagctttacaactgccaatctcacattttccggtagaacacccctcagtataaccggaagtaattgtgtcatcaggacgtggcagtcatatgacttcaagttttggattttcttctctttcacatttattatgccctgtatatttgaggagtacccagacgggaccttgatactgttcaagcaatcgaacatactttccttctcctctttgcttagattatagctggcaggttttaaatagtggcatcctttgtctctcttctcgggttgcaagccttgtcgtTCAGCTAGCTGTTGCATGTcgcgccttgcttccaatgtgtcttttgacCTATCATACACTCCCAGGAAGCCTAGTAGGTTCACTCAAATATTCTTCaacagatgcatcacatcaattgcattgcgaacctgtaagacttgccaataaggtaggttccacaatatagacttcttccacattggaacatgtccctggtcatccttgggaacaggttggctaccgggaccctttccaaatactaccttcacatccttgatcatcgagaacacacgctttccattacggaatagaggcttaggacgagtttcgggctctcctttgaaatgcttcccttcggttcttagggggtgatcggtaggaagaaatcgacgatggcccatgtatacgaacttcttacagtgtttcaaataaatgctatcggtctcatcataacagtgggtgcaggccatgtatcccatgttcgactgtcccgaaagttttgcaagtgcaggccaatcattgatgcatacaaaaagcaaagcttggaggttgaaggactcctgtttatactcatcccacacacgtacaccttcttctttccagagtagtaatagatcatccatcaagggttgcaggaacacatcaatatcgttgccaggttcttttggcccttctataaacaccggcatcatgatgaacttacgcttcaggcacaaccaaggaggaaggttgaacatacatagggtcacaagccatgtactatgagcgctgccaaactcaccgtatggattcattccatccgcacttagagcaaatcttatattccttgggtcattgtcaaattgaggatactctcggttaagatttctccactgggacccatctgctgggtgtctgatcatgtgattctccttacggtcttctttgtgccaccgcatcaacttagcgttatccttgtttttgaaaaaagcgcttcagacgtggtattatagggaagtaccacaccaactttgcgggaactctcttctttaccggctgcccatcaacatcacctggatcatctcgcctaatcttataccgcaatgcgctgcaaacaggacaaggttccaagttctcgtattcgccgcgatacaggatgcagtcgttaggacatgcgtgaatcttctgcacgtccaatccaagagggcaaaccatctttttagcttcgtatgttgttgacggcagttcattaccctcaggaagcatgttctttacaatttttaatagctcaccaaatcccttatcggtgacaccattagttgccttccatttcagcatctccagcgtggtacccaacttcttttgctccggtttgcaactagggaacaacggccttttgtgatcctccaacatcttctcgaactttaatgcctccttcacagtctcactgtctttctgtgcatcaagtaacgcctgacctagctcgtcaggtggctcctcttgtgcaacatttgcttcaccctcgtccattggttcatcttgaaagccacctgcttcatgaacccatgcccaatctggaaggttgttatcatcatcggcattttcttcattatcttccatcataactccaacttcgccgtgcttggtccaaagggtatagttactcatgaatcCATTCAAGaccaggtgattccatagagtatctcttttccggaattcctttttattttcgcaaatactgcatggacaacacattaaaccctttggcgacctatttgccattgccgccttgagaaaagaatctaaaccctgaatccacgccgaggtgctccggctgccgtgcatccattgccggtccatctgtaattaattaccgtataaaaacaaaaattaattctacatatatcaaaacaagttactatgaagtaattcGAAAACAAattgtaaatgtgtcataggccaccTATCTGGTAAACCTAaagtaaatagcaaaataaattgacacaataacatatacacatgtcaccatgaaataattcgaaaaaatcattctaaatatgtgatagtcaaactatatagtaaactttctctaaaaaacaacaaataattctaccttgctcaaattaatgaacaaattgataaatcatgttcattttccctcatccttaaaattcttaaaattttgcataataacatatagacatgtccccatgaaataattcaaaaaaaaataatctaaatgtGTCATACTCAAACTATCTAGTAatccttctctaaaacacaacaaatcaattatattttgttcaaattaatgaacaaattgaaaaattatgctcattgttCCTCAACCTTtaaatcactattttctttatctagaaagcatgaaacgaAAGAATAAACACtgtgaaagaagagtggaagaagctgcTAACCTTTAATGCACTTGGATGGGcgaaatcctcacaaattttggagaaaatgggcagcacctcccctctaacacgccatgggagagaggagaagctcggccaaatggatgggtcgggctggggaagaagggaGGGGGCAGTATATACAGGGCAACTTAGTGCCGGCCACTGAATTCAGCCGGCACAAACTGTAgacagttagtgccggctggacccACTAACCTGCACCgtgccaagttagtgccggctggagggtccagccggcactaaattggCTGCTGACCGTTAGGGGGCAGGCTGTTGACCGTTGGGGGTgacactttagtgccggctggggagtctagccggtactaacgtgacTGTGGTGTACTGTAGatacacgttagtgccggctcccttgtgaccggcactaacgtgctggtaccGATAAGCGTTTCTCCAACAGTGAGATAGTACTGAATTGGAGAGATCGGACAGGGGCGGATCCAGACTACCGCTGAAAATCCCatgaagcccccccccccccaccaccacACAAATTTGAGAAagaaggagggaaggggaggttGGAGGAGGGAGAATAGGAGGAGAGCCCCTCCTAAATCTTGCCTCCGCCAGGCACTTGTTGATGGAAAAGACCGGAAGCTCTGGTAAAGATCTCAAGAATACAGGGGTCTTAAAAGTGACCTCCTGCCATGATGCTATGCAATAGCATGTGATCGATCAGGAGTCCAGTAGTGCTACTGTGTAGCGATCACGACACCTTTTGATTCCTTGCAGCGACGTCCATCCACTCCTGATCCTTGGCAGATCCACTGGACGTCCCAACGTGTCGATAATCGATGTCATGCCATGGTCGTTTCGTTGTGCACCCAATCAATTCAAGTCATGTTCCTCAGACAGTACGCTGATGCTAGCTGTACGCTGATCCATGGGAGAAGCCTAGCTAGCAAAGCCACAATCACATACTAGGAGGTAAAAAAAACTGTGGACCTACACATGTGCTGGCCGGTGATCTATCATGCCACTGGGAAAGAACGATGAACTGATAGATGATATTATATATTGCCGCAATTCATACATCATTGTCACAATTGTCATTACTATACTTGGAGCCATGCAAATGCAATGACGAGTATATGGTTCTTTTTGGATGGGTTAAAATTGGGTGCTAAACTTTAACACGTATTAACACACTTATATCTTTGCTAAAGCTTTTAGTCTTGTCTAAAGTATAGTCTATCCTATTAACTCCTGTTTGGATAGACTAGTATTAAATTTatgccgtgtttagatgtttagggtaaatattttgaaacggaatcttgctatttcgaagtactaaataaaatttaattgtaaaactttttgcacggatggattgtaaatcgtgagatgaatctaatgagtctaattaatctataattagcggatggttactgtagcatcactgtgcAAAAgatggattaagtagactcattagattcgtctcgcgatttacaactcatctgtacaaaaggttttgtaaataaattttaattaatacttcatgcatatgtctaaatattcgatgtgatgtttttgggtGTAAATTTTATGGATCCAAACATACTTTATGTGAACTGTGAAGTGGTCCTCGCCAGCGGTGATGGTGCCCCATTTGGTAACGGGGCAACGGCCGATGGATTCCACAAATGGTTAAAGAATGAAAAAGATAGAGCTACTGAtgcctgctgctggctgctgcgttTCTGTTCTGTCAGATCTTATCTAAACGACCGACTAAACGACAGGGCACCGACGGCATGTGTGCGCGATTCGGCAGCAAGATGACCACCCGGCCGTTCCAGGCTGCAGGGGCCAAGCACCACATGCATAGAATGAGGCAGGGCAAGCCGGGCGGCCACATAAGGATTTGCAAACGCGCGCAGATCTAGCTAGAAAAAGTTTGTTAATTAATTAACGGCCCCTCAAGTTAGAGAGTTTTCTAAAGATATACCTACTAGAAATATTGGTGCGCTAACGCCGCGTCTGCAGGTTATGTGTGTGTATATGGTTGTGTAGCATGTGAGGACTCATTTGCTATAGCATAGAATGTGCCGGACATGGCATGATGGTGGGGGATAGGGCAGTAAGTAGACTGCCATGATGAATGGACAACTATAATTTTTACTATTGAAAATAAATGTGGTAGTTCTTTGTTCATATACAGCAGGTGAGCCTCGTCAAACTTAATAGATGGTGATGTCTAACAGGAAAAAAATATTGTAAATGATCATTTTCCTGTACATTCTTGATCTAAAGCACGAAAAAAGGTACATGCAGCAAACTATCTCGAAGCAGGAACTCTATGACTTCGATTAGCAAGCAACACAGCATATAGAGGAAAAAGCCTGCACCAAATGtgaagatattaaatgcaatgATATTCACAGCCCTGGTTCAATTCGACAAATGAATGAGTCCATGCAGTGTGCTTCTTGAACTCCGGATTACTATAACAATGTGTGCTGGCATACATCAACCACCCTGCACAATAGAATCGTGTTTAGGATAAAGATAACTCCTATCTGGCTTATAGCGGGCTTCGAATGTCTTAGGTAGCCAAGCTACTAATGATCTGAATGGTCCATTTTTTCTATTGTGCATGGTAGTTGCTAACATCACCAACTGAACTATCATGGAGCAATGACAAGTAGTTGTGCTCAGTTGGTGATGTTAGCTCCAGAATGACAGTTCAGTTGGTGATGTTGGCTCTAGAATGACAAAGTAAATAAGCTCAGTTTCCTACCTATCTTTCAGTAAAGATTGGGTCTTAAAATCAGTGACAGGAACTCACTGAGTCACCCAACTACTTGCGATTAGTCAAGCAAACACATTTTCAAAACTTTGGGTGTCTGGGTCTTGAAAAAAGCATCTACTAAGCCAATATAATTCATCCAGTAAATTAACCCTAAATGATGCTTAATACATtgaaaaaacaaagaaatattCGTATTCAGGAAGCAAATATTGGGCAATTGGATAAGGATATCACATAATGGCATATACAGATTAGTATTCCGCGTAATGAAAGACAAATATCCTACTTCATATTATATTTCTATATATACATAGATTCCATTACAGTTCTAACAGGCCTTGCACTAATTTTTGGGGTGAGCAGAGGTCGTGGTACCAAACAAGTTTACCAGTACGGCATCAAGTGTGGGATATATATACCATAAGAAAAGAACTTGATTGAAATTCGCTATTTTTATGCCACTTTAGATGTACTGCTCATTGCATGAACAAACTTAAACACCATGTCTAAACCGCTGCGGCCTCAACCGCGAAGCTTCTGGCCCAGCTAAGTAGAGCGGCGCTTAAGTGGCCCACTAGGCCCTTTTGTTTTTCCTCTAAAAAAAACTAGGCCCTCTCAAGAAAAAAGGTGGCCCACTAGGCCCTCTCAAAGAAAACAGGAAGCCCACAGAGAGAAACGGATCTGTCCGTATTGGCTGTACACGGGCCAGCCAGCCCGGCCAGTGTCAACCTGGTGTAATTCCTAAACTATTTCAAAATTGACAAAAGGGGAACGGACTCCATAAGCTATCGGCGTCAGTACGTCACGTCCAAAAGAAAAGTTATCGACGTATCCTATCCAATTCCATCTATCTTGCGTTGATGGTGATCACCGACGGTCACCGGCATGACACGTCACACATGGCCCATGGGCACACTAACTGCGtcgtaaaacaaaaaaaaattattcatTTTGGCTTTTTCACATGCATAGTTTCTACTATACATCAGGATATATGTTTgtgtctagatgcatagcaatatttatttatctaaaaaagttaaaataactAGTAACTTTGAGCAATGGAATAGCTAGCAAAGGAAATGAAGAAATCGCATGCCAGTCTTATCCTCGATGGAGTACGATAGGTACTACTAGTACAAGGAGAAGCGAAGAGTTCAACTGCTGGGAGAATGCATTCTCGTTGGTCGACAGGACCTTTCATGGCATGAAACACTTtcaaaaacaagaacaagaagaaaaggaatgTGAATGACACGCGTGGCAGGCACACGCTGAGTTGCCTTCCTTGTCACCCTGCGCGGCTGTCTGCAGTCCACAGCTGGGCCGGCCCGAACCAGCGGGAATCAGACAGAAGCGCGGAAAACATGCGCAACGCATGCTTCCAATTCCAACAGCGCCGCGAGTCCTTTCTCCAATTCCAGCAGCGCCGCGGCTGAGCTCGCTCCGGCTTCATCCATGGGCGAGACAGCACCGTACCAGAAccgggggaggagagggggaaaaaaaaaagatcacggCTCGGCAGGGCTCCCCACttcccatccgccgccgccgccggcaggcgACAAAGCGCGGGCATGTGCTCGCCATCCCGTAAAGCGGCCGGGCATGTACGTGCGAGCGCGATCTCAAGGGCTAGGCGGCGCGGCCTCTCGAGGCAGGAAAAGCCGCGGGCCGATCCTCGCGTCGTCGCCACCAGAAACAGAAATTCAGAACTAACCAATCCGTCTGCGACGAAGCAAAGGAAGCGGCAGAGGACATGCATGGGCAAGGCGAGGCGATTACAAGTTGCGGTGCGGGCTGCACGAGGAAGAAAGGGAGGGGGATTGCTCGATCGCCAGCCAGTCTCCTCGGGGTGATTCAGCAATCAGCTTTGCAGCCGGCATCTAAAGAACAGGGCCAGCCACATGGCGATAACAAAAATCGAGCTGCTCAGGGAATGTCGCACGAGGAAACATGCGTAGATTCTCATTCCGAGCGAGACACCGGTCTATCAATTCAGTGATTCAGTCGTTGCCCAACCATCATGGACTGACCCATTGGACTCGCTCGAGGCCTGTCCTGTCCATAGCTGGCCTCACTCACTAGTCACCAGTCACTACCACGGAGTAGAAGCTAAAATAGCACTGAAAAGAGAACAAAAACGGAGAAGAAAACAGCTGCTTTGCGAGCAGGGGCGCAAGAGCACAAGAATACAGCTAGCTAGCGgcgaacggccgccgccggacaCGAACAAAGCAGTCGTTTTCTCGTCGTCTCATTACACCAACGGAGGAGGGGGGGCTGTGGAGCTGACTACTTTGCAGTACGaaagcggccggccggccagttcCTCCGTCGCAGCCAAGAACTGCCGGCCGGCGCCGAGCTGGAAAGAGCGCTTTGGGCCTCGGATACGACGGGGGAATGGGGATCCAAAGAACAGGACGGGCCCGGTATCCAAATCCCAGCAGGAAACGGAGCCAGAAAGGCACAAAGCAAAGCGCCCGATCTCAATGACCCACGGCGACTCTGCACGAACGAGATCTCCTCAtcaggaaagaaaagaaaaagtagAAAGAAACCCCTGCCTTTCTTTCAGGGCTCCGGTGTGTTTAGTTTGCTAAAAGTTCGCGAAAATGTTACCGTAGCATGTTTCGGTTTTATTTGGCAACTATTGTCCAACCATagagtaattagtctcaaaaaatttgtctcgtcatttacaaccaaactgtgcaattagttatatttttttaactacatttaatactccatgtataaATCGTAAGATTCAATGTGACGTGCgtcagtgaaaaattttggaaatttttcaCGGAACTAAACAAGTACTCGGAGTTTGATCCTTTTTTAACGGTGTCAGGCAATCCTGACATACAACACAAGGCAAAGGTTCAGACTTGAGAGAGCACATAGCAAATGAACAATCACAAGAGAACGAGGACTTTGCTTAGCACCTCATATGTTCCCACTACTGCAATTAAAATTCCTTTGTTGTTACAATAGAGGGGGGGATGGAACTACCTAGTAGGTGGCTAGAGAAAAGACACCTACGACATGCATCGAAAGaggaaaaataaagaaagaatggccaaacaaaaattaaaaaaaaggtgCTCTCCGCAAAGTTCCTTTCCTTCAGCCATTGATTTCTCCGGTGAAAACAGGCAGGAACGTGCCACCCAACAGGGAAATTTTGAACCCTTCGCTTTCCCTCTTCGATCGTTCCAGCCTCAGCTGGCCGGCTCTGTTCACGCCACACGGGCACACGGCCTCATCACACCTGCTTCTtggcctcggcctcctcggcctgTCCGTCACCGCAGCTGTCGATGCCGGCCTGCTCCTTCCCCTCCTTGGGGCTCTCCAGGGCCCgcttctcctcctcttcctcctcgttgtcgccgccggcctccttccccggggccgcgcccgcgccgccgccgcccgcgcgggcCTTGATGACGTCGAGCAGCTCGCGCATTGCCTCCGCCTTGCCGCTCCTGCGGTTCTTGATCAGCACCTCGCTCACGTCCGCCGGCGTGATCTCCGCGGCGTCGACCCACTCCTCGAGCCCCCGCAGAGCCGCCGCGTCGCCGAGGCGGTCCAGCTCCTCGTCGCTCTGGAAGCCGAGGTAGTTCTTGAGCAGGATCCTGAGCGCCGGGAACGAGCAGTAGGACATGAAGATGTGCATGTCCATGCGGCCCGACCGGAGCAGCGCCGGGTCCAGCTTCTCAATGTGGTTGGTGGTGAAGACGAAGATGCGCTCCGCGCCGCAGCAGGACCAGAGCCCGTCCGTGAAGTTGAGCAGGCCGGAGAGCGTGATGGaccgccccgccccggcgccgccgtcctggTCGATCGCGCCGTCGATGCCCGGCCGCGGcttgggcgccggcgccggcggcggcttggcgcGGTTGGTGAGGTCGACGGAGCAGTCGATGTCCTCGATCACGATGATGGACTTGGACGTGGTCTTCATAAGCAGCTTCCGGAGCTCCGCGTTGCTGCCGACCTCGGTCAGCTCCAGGTCGTACACGTCGTAGCCGAGGTAGTTGGCCATGGCGGCGATCATGCTGGACTTGCCCGTCCCGGGCGGCCCGTACAGGAGGTACCCGCGCTTCCAGGCGCGTCCGGTGCGCTCGTAGAAGGCGCTCCCGTCGGCGAAGTCGCGGAGGTCGGCCATGATGGCCGCCTTGCGCGCCGGGTCCATGGCGAGCGTGTCGAAGGTGCTGGGGTGCTTGAACGGCACGGGGTCCCAGGGCAGGCCGCGCgcgtccatggcgccgccgcgcgcgttgGTGTAGAGCAGCCGGTCCTGGCTGCGGCGACggatgtcggcggcggcggcgaggatgtgGTCGAGGTAGGCCGGGAGCAGCTTGTCCCGGTCCCCGCGGCGGATGCGGAGCGTGAAGCGGCGCTTCTCCTCAGGGAGCGGGCGCCACGAGAAGCCCTGGCCCTGGCGCGGCGCGACCACGTGCTCCCAcgtgacggcggcgccggcgaaggcGTCGGCGACGCGGTCGCTGGCGGCGAGCCCGAAGGTGAAGGAGGAGGCGTTGAGCGGGCGCGAGAGGCTGAGGCGCGCGCCcgacgccggcgcggcggtgctgctGAGGTAGAGCTGCACGGCGTCGTAGATCTCGTTGGTGCTCATGCCGTCCATCTCCGTGACGTCGAAGTAGCAGTAGGGGGAGAAGGCCCGCGTGAGCCGCCCCAGcaggcgcgccaccgccgcccgcagctCCGCCGGGAACACCGCGTGCAGCACCCCCTGCAGGAACGCGAACGCGCCCATCAGCGACGCCAGCGCCGTCCAGTACTCCTTCATCTTGGCCTCCTCGATCTTGTTCTCGGGACGCTCGCCCCCGGTCTTGGATTGGAAGGAAGCAATGCGGTGGCGGCGCAGAAGGAGTCAAGGCTGGACCTTGGAGGCTTTCCACAAGCGGAGGCGACGCATTTATAGGAGAAGCGGCAGAATGGAGAAATATTTGAGTGAGGGATTTAATGAGGTGCACGACAGCGAGAGAGGAGTAGGCCAGGCCAGGGAAACCGCCTGCAGGCAAGGTCGCTGTCAATGGAGCTCGGAGATAGATGGTCAGACGGATCTCGGAGAGGGCGGCGAGATGGAGgagaggcaggcaggcagcatcGCAGGAGGGAGACATATCTGGTGCAATTATGGAACTGGTGAAATCACTGTGCAATCAAACTAAAAAGGTcttcaaaaaattctaaaaaaaatcatgaatgtacatcttggtctaccccatctacatataaatttccacgatcaaattcatcttacacttgcagttacaaaaaaaacaaatttggGCTGCATTTGAACGTTAATGATTGTTAGAAAATTTGTTTTTTTGTAACTGCAAGtgtaagatgaatttgatcgtggaaatttatatgtagatggggtagaccgagatgtacattcatgatttttttcagaattttttgaagaccTTTTTAGTTTGATTGCACAGTGATTTCACCAGTTCCGTGATTGCACCGAATATGTCTCctcgcaggagcaggaggaggagattTGAGATGGAATTTATAGCAGGGAGACCGAATTGAATTGCGGCGAGAACACACTCAGGGAGGGTTGCTTGCAGTGATGCGCCGCGAGGCGATGCGGCATACGCATACCAAGAGAGATCTTGGTCGCAGGGGGGCACACTGCGAGGGAGATTTGCAAACTGTGCAGCGTCATCATGGATAGGGTCATAGGGTGCTGCGGCCAAACTGCCATCCTGCCAATCGCTCTGGCTTGA
This window contains:
- the LOC120679500 gene encoding AAA-ATPase At4g25835-like codes for the protein MKEYWTALASLMGAFAFLQGVLHAVFPAELRAAVARLLGRLTRAFSPYCYFDVTEMDGMSTNEIYDAVQLYLSSTAAPASGARLSLSRPLNASSFTFGLAASDRVADAFAGAAVTWEHVVAPRQGQGFSWRPLPEEKRRFTLRIRRGDRDKLLPAYLDHILAAAADIRRRSQDRLLYTNARGGAMDARGLPWDPVPFKHPSTFDTLAMDPARKAAIMADLRDFADGSAFYERTGRAWKRGYLLYGPPGTGKSSMIAAMANYLGYDVYDLELTEVGSNAELRKLLMKTTSKSIIVIEDIDCSVDLTNRAKPPPAPAPKPRPGIDGAIDQDGGAGAGRSITLSGLLNFTDGLWSCCGAERIFVFTTNHIEKLDPALLRSGRMDMHIFMSYCSFPALRILLKNYLGFQSDEELDRLGDAAALRGLEEWVDAAEITPADVSEVLIKNRRSGKAEAMRELLDVIKARAGGGGAGAAPGKEAGGDNEEEEEEKRALESPKEGKEQAGIDSCGDGQAEEAEAKKQV